GCAATGAGAACAGAAACACTGTTAACAGAGAACATACATGCTTTACCAAGCATGGGATCAGAAATGTTCCTTAAATCAGTAGGATTTTTTTGCTTAGTTGTATTTGGTGGAGTCGGTGTATCCATTGCATTGACAAGCAAATTGTTGCAGTGATTAGCGCTGCCACAATGCTTTTCAAATTGTTCTGTCTTGCTTGCATTTTTTGGGATTATAAGTCctttttcctgaaaaaaaagaataaaccaTCCAGTTACAGCTTATATCCCCCAAAAGGAAATTGCAACAGAACTCAAAACAGTGGAGCACCAAAGAGAAACCTCAAGATCCTTGAGAAGTAAAGAAGCTGCGTGTGCTTTagcatcttttcttttcttgctgAAACCTTGCCTCACAAGAAGTACCTCTTTCAGCTGTACGTCAAGAGTAGCCACTACTGTGTCTCCTTGATCTCTACAGTTAATTCCTATAAAGTACCCATGTTTGCCGCACCATTCGATAAGCTCTCTGAATGGAGGTAATTCCAGATTCTCAGGTGTAACAATTGGGGAAAGAAGGGGTTTAAAAATACCCCAAACTACATCCAAATCAAGTTTGGTGTCTAAAAGAATTGCACCTGCAATACTTTCTACAATATCACCAAGAACCTGAATGACGAAAGACAAGTGAAATatcatgtataaatatatataaaccgtACAAATATGATGGTGAATAATAATATTGGAAGAAAAGTATTTTAAACACATAGCCATGCATTTATAAGACGCCTCTAACATAAAGTACAAGTCCTTCATATGAACTGAAGCCTTAACATAAGAGCAAACCACAGAAATatcaaaacaaagaaagaacgTACTTTAGGCCCTTTTGGGAGTCCATTAGATGAAAGTTCAATGTTGTCCATGGATGAGTTTCCCAAGCTATTCACATATTCAGTAATTTTGTCTAACAGAAATCCAGAAGAGTGCTGGAGAAAGTGATGGAAGTTGTGCTTTACTGCAACTCGTGCAAAGTTTTCATTATTGACTGATGCAGAGCGTAAGTCCGTCAATTCCCCTTCATTAGTGTCTTTGTGATTATTGAAAAAGTACCTTGTTAACAGAATGTCTAAGACCGCATCACCGAGGAACTCTAGGCGCTGTtacagaagaaaaggaaatcatTAGAGAAGTTGCCTAAGTTAAAATGAAACACGAGATGAGGGACCAGCAAAATAGGTTTACACAAACCAATACCTCGTAGCAGTATTTTGCACCTAACTCCTGCTGTGATGGGTGAGTCAGAGCCTCTATTAAAAGACCTTTCACTGAGAAACAATACCCTAATTTTGCTTCAAGCATTTCAAATACATCGTCTTTTGGAAGATAAGTATGCACAGAAGAACTCAGCATAGCCTGCACAATCAAGTGTTCTTCAATTTCAGACTCAACACCCAGCCATTTGAGAACTGCCATGGCTGCTCTTAAGCCACCCCCTACATAGTATGCCCCAATTATAGCCTCAACACAATCAGGAATAGTTTTGGAACACATCCATCTGTGTCCCTTATCACACGCCTTCCCTAGAACAACAGTCTTGTCATCAATGATATGAATATCCTGAGTTACAGCCTCAGATTTTACAGGGCATTCACAAGGAGATGGGCGAATAGAGAGCTGTCCTGGTGCTAGCCATCGACGAGGATCAAATGCAGCATCACGTATGTAACCCTGTTGATTACATCACACCGTCAAGTTAGCTAGTACTCATATTAAAGCTCAGTGTGTTCATGAAATGCAAAAGCTGTAGACACTGACAAATGATTAGGTGAATTTTACCTGTACATTGCGTTCAACTCCGAGCTTATAAAGTGCGTTATTACAAATCATATGGCACCTTCTCGATGATAGCTGCCCCTCATGCTTATCAGGAAATTTCAGGAAAAGATGACAAGTCACTGCATACTTCAATACAGAGTCTCCCAATAATTCTAAGCGCTCCATAGAGAAATCCTCAGAGCACCTAAGCGTCGTAATGGCTTCCAGAATCTTGAGAACATGTGCCAATTtattatttcatattaaaGGAACAGAAAATGTATGTACAGAGGAGAAAAGGTATTGGCACAAAGTCTATACCAGAAAACTTGATATATTGGAGTCACTGTATGCAATTTCACTTCTTAGTTGACTAGCTAATAATAAGGACTCAATACGATACATCAAAGCTGGAAACAAATAGAATGATCTCAAAATGTCCACAGGTAAATCGAGGGGAATTAGCAACTCAGGAGGCATGTGGACGCGGTTGCTTGCTTTATTTACAACTGGTGTGCCATTATTTATCTTCTCCACAGCATTACCTACAAAAAGCAGCAAGCAAGCATAAATAATGAGATCTCCAAATGGTCAAGTTGGCtacaaattttcttaaaaatgtatATGCGAAATCCAGTCTAATGAATGAGTTTATCACTAATCGttgaagtgaaaaataaagatgCTTCAAAATAATCTTTTGATTGAATGAACTGATAAGTAATCAGTTAGACTAGGGAAATACAAGTTAgaactaaattaattatagagGAATTGATTCGGACCTTCATCCCTGAACTTTGAGGAAAGAAGGTTGTGAGGATTATGACTAGGCTTTAACAATAGTAGTGGCTGTGAGGGGTGACGAAGTACTATGCCATACCTGCACATGAATacattagaaaaataacacAAGATTATACCTGAGCAAGCACATGAGAATGCACAAAACTAAACATACTTCTTTTTGAAATATTCTGCAAATGTCTGGAATTTACATTCTTTCTTATCAGACGAACCATCAAAAGTGCTATCGGCAGATAAATCAGTAATGTCAAGAGCGGTGTATATCTTCCCGGTGTGAACCGCTAGAACTACCTTATTTTTTAGGCTGTCAACCTTGCATGACTTGTTGGCCAAATGAATTAAATCTCCAACATTTTGGTCACAATCAaatattccaagtaattctgTTTTGTTCTCAGAATAAATTCTTCTCATAAATTTAACTGCCGAGGCCGCCGCATCAATGACACTCCAATTAATGTAAACATTGGAGTCAAAAGAAGGATTTGCAGGCAAAAGCAAATATAGACTCGCAGTATTCCACAAAAAAGCATCctctttattaaaaatgaattCCCTCAGAGCATTAGGTGTTTTTGATCTAGTAAACAGCTTTCCAAATAAACCATTGAAGAGAAGCCCTTGAAACAACTTTGCTTGTTTCACCTGAGACCAAATAAAAGGGATAATGTCAGATTAGatgaaaaacaacaaaagtagggggaaaaaaagactTCATAATACCTGTTGAGCATCCAACTCAAGAAGTCCACAAGAAGAAATCAAAGTTTTTACCATCTTGTCATGCAAATATAAGTCAATCTCCAAACTAGCAACTTCATTTGGTAAAGTTGCatcaattaaaagaaaaaaatcagagtaAATCTGACCAACTTGgtcacaaacaaaattcaTTTTGTAGCATTGAAGCTTAACGACAGTTCTCTTTGACACCCAATCGCCAGACCAGGCATGAATTCGTTGTGTACCATGTAGCTCCTTCCGTTTGGTTGTACCTACGAGAAGGTAATACAAGATTTCCATCACAAATGCCAACTATTTCTTTGTAAGAATACTGGAGGTCAGTGCTACATTTAGCTCAACTATATATGCTGATTACGACAACTAACTGACAGAAGGTATCTTTTCTCAGAATAAATCGCATGGTGAATCTTTGTTCCTTGAACTTGTACACAGCATGCTGGCATGCATAAAATGGCAACAGCAGGCTTGCACAGAGGATTTGTGCCCATTGCCCATGCCTGACCGAAACAAAGCATAGGGGGCACAAGGATGCCAAATCCACCTTGGTGTATCATACTATCATGTCAACATGGAAAGTTAGTCAGCCAGACAATCTAACTTAACCTACCATGACCCAACTTATTGCATTATATGGACTAAAAtaagtactacctctgtcccagaACATAGAGGGTTTTGGCTATGCACCTAGACAAGTACTTGTCCAGGTGAATAGCCAAAATCACATAGGCAGTATTTTGTAAGTATAGGGGCCCAGATGGTGAATaattcattatctaaaaagacAGTGAACAATCAGTTCAATTTCAAGGGCTAGTGAAACAATTCATTCCCCATTTTTTACATAGCAATCACATACCTATACCAGCACTAGATGACTGACCCTTAGTTTTGCTTAAAGTTTCTGGAACTGTATCTTCAACAGACAGACAAAGATGGTCATCAAGTGCTCCTAGCTCATGCAACTTCTTACACGCATCAAGGCAAACAAGCTGTTTTGCTTTGTGCATGTTTTTTGCTTTTGGGCCCACCAGAAGTTGAAGTGCCGCACTAGATGGTAATTTTAATGTACACACACAGCCATCATCATGTTGAGTGAACTGGAATGTAGGTTTTGGAGAGTAGCACCTGTAACACAAGCAGAAATGGCAAGAAATTGAATTGGAGGCCTCCATATAAAAATGGTGACTGGGTGAATATTTGCAGATTTATAGGTGCAATCTGTGTAACCATGTAAAAGGAGAAATGAAGATGAAATCAACATACTTATCCTTTGGAAGCTCCTGACAGTATCGGTAGACAATACTGATGCTTGAATCAGCAGTTACTTTTGCTCCTGTTGTTCCTACAGAGTATTCATTTATTTCTTCATTGTGAACGAAACCAGGCAACAGATATTCAGACTCTCTGCTTGAATCAATCTCAACCATCGAAGTCTCACTTCTCAAGATGGCagatatcaaatcattttGTTTCACATTCCCCCTGCATTGCAAGAAAAGAATTATGGctcatccattttatttgcCATGCCTCTTTGCATTCAGTTTAAAAGCACAAGAACAAAAGCGTGTAAATAGGATAAGCATTAAGATTATACCGTTCAATCATGAGTATGTACTGAGAGTCTTCTTGCCGTGCTCGTCCACGTGACTGCACATAGCTACGCGTAGTCCTTGGCAAATCAAATCGTATTACACATGAGCAGTCTGGGACGTGGATACCCTCTTCTGCAACATCTGTAGTAAATAGTAAGTTCACCTGAATTTTAGGAAGAGAAACATGGTTAGATCATTAGAATTATGCTTAAGATTCTCCAAGTGTTGACATATCTTAATTACCTTTCCAGAGCGAAATGAATCCAGTGTATCCTTCTGCATTCTAGGTGTCAGAGCATCCACTGAAGATCTCCCTCCAGTAAGAAAAGAAACTGTGAAATGTGTGAGGCGGCCAATTTTCTTAATTGTCCGGTCAATGACTCTAGCAGTGATCTTTCGATCAACAAAAATGAGGCACCGAACGTGATGAGAGCTACTGATAAGCATAGAAACGTGTCACTTCAGAATAAAGGAcatatatgaaacaaaatcaacaaGAGGGCCTTCCCCCAAGAAAATACCTAAAAGAGTGAAAAATCTGAATGAGTTCACAAAGCTTTGGGGAAATATAGCCTGTCTTTGCTGCTTCAATGCATCCATTTTCTGAGTCTAGAAGTGTGTCGATACCTGGAAAGATATCAGATACTTTAGAGAATATATAGGACTAAGAATTTTCATATCAAGGAGATCCAAAAGAATGAGGTAATATCTTCATGCTACATACAGCAGATCAAATGAAAAGATAGGAATTCATCAAGGGGATGGTACATGATACTTCATATCAAACAGATGATACATCATACTTCATATGAGGTGTTGCAGTGCTACATATGATTAGATCCATGGGCTAACATCATCACATAACAGTGTAAGGTCGCAAATAGTTTTACTGCATAGTCATACCTTGTTGAAGCCGTTTGTCAAATAAATGCAATGCTTCCTCAAAGAACTTCATATGAAGGGCTGAATTTTCTGCAAACAAGTGTGATCCACTTGCATCAGTTTGCTGATCTGTGGCATCAACTACTCCCTTCAGCCAACCCTTCTCCTGGCCCCTTTCAATGCAAATTTTGGTGGCCTATgagaatgataaaatataaccaCATTAAAGGCATAATGCTCCAAAGCAAAgtgacaataaataaaataactatatcTTTAAATCCGAAAAGGCTATTATTGCAGCATGAGGGGGGGGGGAATCCTAGGAGGAAATGGggcttattattatttttttgttagaagAAAGTCCCCAAAATCAAACTGAAAAGGACTTAAATGGGTGTTGGAGCATGCAACAACACTTCCCACCAACTGCTGTACGTTAAGCTCCTGTAATGTATGTAGCTATAACTAATGAATACAACGTATACCTCACTTGCACAAATAAGACCAACATCATTAAGGCAGTAGCAGATTTTTGCTACAGAATTGGAAAGGCGTCTCCTTGATTCTTTTGTTATATCATCAGCATCTTTATACAGGCAGTTTGGCTTATTCTGCAACTCTGTAATCAATGCATCATActgcacaaacaaaaaaagagcatgttcttagaaacatttaaaaaaacgCGTATGACAAAtttgattaataatttaatatagaagcaaaaaaaagagatacaAAACCTTGGAACATAAAACAACCAACTCTTCACTCAAATCTTCAAAACAAACCATTTTTGGGTCATAGTATCTGTTCATTTCTTTTGCGGAAGGAACACAAAGCTCTATCTCTTCTCTATCTGACACTGTGTAGATCTGTTAGAGTAAAACAGAAACATAGATGAGAATGCAAGTATGCagaaaacagttttttttttttttggggggggggggggggtaaaaGCAATCATATGTGTACCCCAAAATGGCATAGGTAAAACAGATAAATGTATATCACCTAAGCTCTCGAGAACACAGTCAAACAATTGATTCAGAATTGAAAACCACAATCTGTAATTTggatatgtatgtatatatcctTGCAGTTCAACAGACAGTATAATAGTGTAGTGGTCAGAACTAACATGTCCTGCATTATCTAACCTGGCTTATTTAAATAATGTGTGCAAAAAAGGAAACCAGCCATACCTTAGCATCTAACAGGTTTTCCAACTCACAGAACTGACCTTCACAATCCAAATGAGAAGAGACACCTGCAAAGACAGCCATGAAGAACTTGAATCATCAAATAAGATTTATGAACCaaggaaaataaatcaaatctgCCAGAAATATTGACATTTGTGAACTCTTTGACTGAAGTGAAACTGGAGAATATGCGCATGGTCATTATTCCTGGATCATTCTCTTGGATGGCAGGTCATATTTAACACGTCCTAAATGCCACTGTTCACAAGAAATTTATTGTTGGTCTTCTCTGACTTG
This is a stretch of genomic DNA from Oryza brachyantha chromosome 1, ObraRS2, whole genome shotgun sequence. It encodes these proteins:
- the LOC102717751 gene encoding endoribonuclease Dicer homolog 3a isoform X6, whose product is MNPLKRSLESFAQEDEAGKQKWQKSECQDFTPRRYQLDVYEVAMRRNTIVMLDTGSGKTMIAVMLIKEFGKINRANNAGNVIIFLAPTVQLVVQQCEVIKIHTDLDVEQYHGAKGVDQWTGPRWQEQLSKYQVMVMTPQVLLQALRSAFLILDTVSLLIFDECHHATGNHPYSRIMKEFYHRSECKPSVFGMTASPVIRKGVSSHLDCEGQFCELENLLDAKIYTVSDREEIELCVPSAKEMNRYYDPKMVCFEDLSEELVVLCSKYDALITELQNKPNCLYKDADDITKESRRRLSNSVAKICYCLNDVGLICASEATKICIERGQEKGWLKGVVDATDQQTDASGSHLFAENSALHMKFFEEALHLFDKRLQQGIDTLLDSENGCIEAAKTGYISPKLCELIQIFHSFSSSHHVRCLIFVDRKITARVIDRTIKKIGRLTHFTVSFLTGGRSSVDALTPRMQKDTLDSFRSGKVNLLFTTDVAEEGIHVPDCSCVIRFDLPRTTRSYVQSRGRARQEDSQYILMIERGNVKQNDLISAILRSETSMVEIDSSRESEYLLPGFVHNEEINEYSVGTTGAKVTADSSISIVYRYCQELPKDKCYSPKPTFQFTQHDDGCVCTLKLPSSAALQLLVGPKAKNMHKAKQLVCLDACKKLHELGALDDHLCLSVEDTVPETLSKTKGQSSSAGIGTTKRKELHGTQRIHAWSGDWVSKRTVVKLQCYKMNFVCDQVGQIYSDFFLLIDATLPNEVASLEIDLYLHDKMVKTLISSCGLLELDAQQVKQAKLFQGLLFNGLFGKLFTRSKTPNALREFIFNKEDAFLWNTASLYLLLPANPSFDSNVYINWSVIDAAASAVKFMRRIYSENKTELLGIFDCDQNVGDLIHLANKSCKVDSLKNKVVLAVHTGKIYTALDITDLSADSTFDGSSDKKECKFQTFAEYFKKKYGIVLRHPSQPLLLLKPSHNPHNLLSSKFRDEGNAVEKINNGTPVVNKASNRVHMPPELLIPLDLPVDILRSFYLFPALMYRIESLLLASQLRSEIAYSDSNISSFLILEAITTLRCSEDFSMERLELLGDSVLKYAVTCHLFLKFPDKHEGQLSSRRCHMICNNALYKLGVERNVQGYIRDAAFDPRRWLAPGQLSIRPSPCECPVKSEAVTQDIHIIDDKTVVLGKACDKGHRWMCSKTIPDCVEAIIGAYYVGGGLRAAMAVLKWLGVESEIEEHLIVQAMLSSSVHTYLPKDDVFEMLEAKLGYCFSVKGLLIEALTHPSQQELGAKYCYERLEFLGDAVLDILLTRYFFNNHKDTNEGELTDLRSASVNNENFARVAVKHNFHHFLQHSSGFLLDKITEYVNSLGNSSMDNIELSSNGLPKGPKVLGDIVESIAGAILLDTKLDLDVVWGIFKPLLSPIVTPENLELPPFRELIEWCGKHGYFIGINCRDQGDTVVATLDVQLKEVLLVRQGFSKKRKDAKAHAASLLLKDLEEKGLIIPKNASKTEQFEKHCGSANHCNNLLVNAMDTPTPPNTTKQKNPTDLRNISDPMLVHVTVKTSKGGPRIALYELCKKLQWPMPTMESEKVQPRCSVCSSPGGSSQKATPQAFAFASTVTLHIPNANVISQTGDGRADKKSSQDSAALFLLYELQRRGTLQLQEV
- the LOC102717751 gene encoding endoribonuclease Dicer homolog 3a isoform X4, with translation MNPLKRSLESFAQEDEAGKQKWQKSECQDFTPRRYQLDVYEVAMRRNTIVMLDTGSGKTMIAVMLIKEFGKINRANNAGNVIIFLAPTVQLVVQQCEVIKIHTDLDVEQYHGAKGVDQWTGPRWQEQLSKYQVMVMTPQVLLQALRSAFLILDTVSLLIFDECHHATGNHPYSRIMKEFYHRSECKPSVFGMTASPVIRKGVSSHLDCEGQFCELENLLDAKIYTVSDREEIELCVPSAKEMNRYYDPKMVCFEDLSEELVVLCSKYDALITELQNKPNCLYKDADDITKESRRRLSNSVAKICYCLNDVGLICASEATKICIERGQEKGWLKGVVDATDQQTDASGSHLFAENSALHMKFFEEALHLFDKRLQQGIDTLLDSENGCIEAAKTGYISPKLCELIQIFHSFSSHHVRCLIFVDRKITARVIDRTIKKIGRLTHFTVSFLTGGRSSVDALTPRMQKDTLDSFRSGKVNLLFTTDVAEEGIHVPDCSCVIRFDLPRTTRSYVQSRGRARQEDSQYILMIERGNVKQNDLISAILRSETSMVEIDSSRESEYLLPGFVHNEEINEYSVGTTGAKVTADSSISIVYRYCQELPKDKCYSPKPTFQFTQHDDGCVCTLKLPSSAALQLLVGPKAKNMHKAKQLVCLDACKKLHELGALDDHLCLSVEDTVPETLSKTKGQSSSAGIGTTKRKELHGTQRIHAWSGDWVSKRTVVKLQCYKMNFVCDQVGQIYSDFFLLIDATLPNEVASLEIDLYLHDKMVKTLISSCGLLELDAQQVKQAKLFQGLLFNGLFGKLFTRSKTPNALREFIFNKEDAFLWNTASLYLLLPANPSFDSNVYINWSVIDAAASAVKFMRRIYSENKTELLGIFDCDQNVGDLIHLANKSCKVDSLKNKVVLAVHTGKIYTALDITDLSADSTFDGSSDKKECKFQTFAEYFKKKYGIVLRHPSQPLLLLKPSHNPHNLLSSKFRDEGNAVEKINNGTPVVNKASNRVHMPPELLIPLDLPVDILRSFYLFPALMYRIESLLLASQLRSEIAYSDSNISSFLILEAITTLRCSEDFSMERLELLGDSVLKYAVTCHLFLKFPDKHEGQLSSRRCHMICNNALYKLGVERNVQGYIRDAAFDPRRWLAPGQLSIRPSPCECPVKSEAVTQDIHIIDDKTVVLGKACDKGHRWMCSKTIPDCVEAIIGAYYVGGGLRAAMAVLKWLGVESEIEEHLIVQAMLSSSVHTYLPKDDVFEMLEAKLGYCFSVKGLLIEALTHPSQQELGAKYCYERLEFLGDAVLDILLTRYFFNNHKDTNEGELTDLRSASVNNENFARVAVKHNFHHFLQHSSGFLLDKITEYVNSLGNSSMDNIELSSNGLPKGPKVLGDIVESIAGAILLDTKLDLDVVWGIFKPLLSPIVTPENLELPPFRELIEWCGKHGYFIGINCRDQGDTVVATLDVQLKEVLLVRQGFSKKRKDAKAHAASLLLKDLEEKGLIIPKNASKTEQFEKHCGSANHCNNLLVNAMDTPTPPNTTKQKNPTDLRNISDPMLGKALHVTVKTSKGGPRIALYELCKKLQWPMPTMESEKVQPRCSVCSSPGGSSQKATPQAFAFASTVTLHIPNANVISQTGDGRADKKSSQDSAALFLLYELQRRGTLQLQEV
- the LOC102717751 gene encoding endoribonuclease Dicer homolog 3a isoform X7, with the protein product MNPLKRSLESFAQEDEAGKQKWQKSECQDFTPRRYQLDVYEVAMRRNTIVMLDTGSGKTMIAVMLIKEFGKINRANNAGNVIIFLAPTVQLVVQQCEVIKIHTDLDVEQYHGAKGVDQWTGPRWQEQLSKYQVMVMTPQVLLQALRSAFLILDTVSLLIFDECHHATGNHPYSRIMKEFYHRSECKPSVFGMTASPVIRKGVSSHLDCEGQFCELENLLDAKIYTVSDREEIELCVPSAKEMNRYYDPKMVCFEDLSEELVVLCSKYDALITELQNKPNCLYKDADDITKESRRRLSNSVAKICYCLNDVGLICASEATKICIERGQEKGWLKGVVDATDQQTDASGSHLFAENSALHMKFFEEALHLFDKRLQQGIDTLLDSENGCIEAAKTGYISPKLCELIQIFHSFSSSHHVRCLIFVDRKITARVIDRTIKKIGRLTHFTVSFLTGGRSSVDALTPRMQKDTLDSFRSGKVNLLFTTDVAEEGIHVPDCSCVIRFDLPRTTRSYVQSRGRARQEDSQYILMIERGNVKQNDLISAILRSETSMVEIDSSRESEYLLPGFVHNEEINEYSVGTTGAKVTADSSISIVYRYCQELPKDKCYSPKPTFQFTQHDDGCVCTLKLPSSAALQLLVGPKAKNMHKAKQLVCLDACKKLHELGALDDHLCLSVEDTVPETLSKTKGTTKRKELHGTQRIHAWSGDWVSKRTVVKLQCYKMNFVCDQVGQIYSDFFLLIDATLPNEVASLEIDLYLHDKMVKTLISSCGLLELDAQQVKQAKLFQGLLFNGLFGKLFTRSKTPNALREFIFNKEDAFLWNTASLYLLLPANPSFDSNVYINWSVIDAAASAVKFMRRIYSENKTELLGIFDCDQNVGDLIHLANKSCKVDSLKNKVVLAVHTGKIYTALDITDLSADSTFDGSSDKKECKFQTFAEYFKKKYGIVLRHPSQPLLLLKPSHNPHNLLSSKFRDEGNAVEKINNGTPVVNKASNRVHMPPELLIPLDLPVDILRSFYLFPALMYRIESLLLASQLRSEIAYSDSNISSFLILEAITTLRCSEDFSMERLELLGDSVLKYAVTCHLFLKFPDKHEGQLSSRRCHMICNNALYKLGVERNVQGYIRDAAFDPRRWLAPGQLSIRPSPCECPVKSEAVTQDIHIIDDKTVVLGKACDKGHRWMCSKTIPDCVEAIIGAYYVGGGLRAAMAVLKWLGVESEIEEHLIVQAMLSSSVHTYLPKDDVFEMLEAKLGYCFSVKGLLIEALTHPSQQELGAKYCYERLEFLGDAVLDILLTRYFFNNHKDTNEGELTDLRSASVNNENFARVAVKHNFHHFLQHSSGFLLDKITEYVNSLGNSSMDNIELSSNGLPKGPKVLGDIVESIAGAILLDTKLDLDVVWGIFKPLLSPIVTPENLELPPFRELIEWCGKHGYFIGINCRDQGDTVVATLDVQLKEVLLVRQGFSKKRKDAKAHAASLLLKDLEEKGLIIPKNASKTEQFEKHCGSANHCNNLLVNAMDTPTPPNTTKQKNPTDLRNISDPMLGKALHVTVKTSKGGPRIALYELCKKLQWPMPTMESEKVQPRCSVCSSPGGSSQKATPQAFAFASTVTLHIPNANVISQTGDGRADKKSSQDSAALFLLYELQRRGTLQLQEV